In Dermacentor variabilis isolate Ectoservices chromosome 7, ASM5094787v1, whole genome shotgun sequence, a genomic segment contains:
- the LOC142588017 gene encoding uncharacterized protein LOC142588017: MSLTAMGRYILQELGFNNHVQHVAYPLRLRETKHGSNEARCLMQSAGLRCHAEQKKLHEKLKWFRKDNLARCSPPERLSVLLVNCRSIKNKVDNFMSLVATVKPQIVMDTESWLDKTIPNVEIFPPDFTLYRKDRHGHGGGVFFLISNALSSTQILFESNSESVWCPVKLHKGNNVVYRTLYHPPGSSDSFALLSEMLSFLPNSVFLGGDFNLPDFNGNAGCVAGNRSRIYTEFEELLGLNGLQQYVLEPTRENAILELVLCNEPNIISKVT; this comes from the exons TGGCTTATCCGCTCAGGCTCCGCGAAACCAAGCACGGGAGCAATGAAGCACGGTGTTTGATGCAGAGCGCTGGCCTTCGCTGCCACGCCGAACAGAAGAAGCTGCACGAAAAACTGAAATGGTTTCG GAAAGATAACTTAGCACGTTGCTCGCCGCCTGAACGGCTCTCTGTCCTGCTTGTAAATTGTCGCAGCATAAAGAACAAAGTCGATAACTTCATGTCTTTAGTAGCCACTGTTAAACCTCAGATTGTGATGGACACCGAATCATGGTTAGACAAGACTATACCTAATGTAGAAATCTTTCCGCCTGATTTTACTCTCTATCGGAAAGATAGGCATGGACATGGCGGGGGAGTATTCTTTTTGATATCAAATGCATTGTCAAGTACACAAATCTTATTTGAAAGCAATTCTGAGTCTGTCTGGTGCCCTGTGAAATTACATAAAGGAAACAATGTAGTGTACAGGACATTGTACCACCCACCTGGCAGCAGCGACTCATTCGCATTGCTGTCTGAGATGCTATCTTTTCTGCCTAATAGCGTATTTCTAGGGGGGGATTTCAATTTGCCAGACTTCAACGGGAATGCTGGATGTGTGGCTGGTAATAGGTCCCGTATTTACACAGAGTTCGAAGAACTGCTCGGATTAAATGGATTGCAGCAGTACGTACTGGAACCTACGCGAGAAAATGCAATTTTAGAGTTAGTACTTTGCAATGAGCCGAACATAATATCAAAAGTTACTTGA